Proteins from one Triticum aestivum cultivar Chinese Spring chromosome 7A, IWGSC CS RefSeq v2.1, whole genome shotgun sequence genomic window:
- the LOC123152363 gene encoding uncharacterized protein has translation MGRGRGRGRKPIANGRSHEDKMSSGEEVVPARKRRGRPQKQRAPDKVDIPAEPKNSAAGVHGDAEGGDAKLKENDDPEGNGNKRNRAPKEESSNLDMEENSSSTRSSNDESTTTTRSSGFRQNGSRRKSTPRRAAEAGL, from the coding sequence ATGGGCAGGGGAAGAGGCAGGGGAAGGAAGCCCATCGCCAATGGCAGGAGCCATGAAGACAAGATGAGCAGCGGCGAAGAGGTCGTGCCTGCCAGGAAGAGGAGAGGAAGGCCCCAAAAGCAGCGCGCCCCGGACAAAGTCGATATACCAGCAGAACCCAAGAACTCGGCAGCGGGCGTTCATGGCGATGCAGAAGGAGGCGACGCAAAGCTCAAGGAGAACGACGACCCTGAAGGCAATGGCAACAAGAGGAACAGGGCGCCCAAGGAGGAGAGCTCGAACCTCGACATGGAGGAGAACAGCTCGAGCACCCGGTCCAGCAACGACGAGTCGACGACGACGACCAGGTCCAGCGGCTTCCGGCAGAACGGGAGCCGCCGGAAGAGCACGCCCCGGCGAGCCGCGGAGGCGGGCCTGTAG
- the LOC123150602 gene encoding beta-glucosidase 24 isoform X1 — protein MFLLLMIFLLSSTVVAAQADANPGKIARSQFPKDFLFGTASSAYQYEGAAREGGRGPSIWDAFTHNHPEKIANGSNGDVAIDSYHRYKDDVNIMKDLGFNAYRFSLSWSRILPSGKLSGGVNMEGINYYNNLIDKLISEGIEPFVTLFHWDSPEVLEQQYGGFLSQLIVEDFKDYASICFREFGDRVKYWITFNEPWSFSIGGYSSGTYAPGRCSSSAKPGCSMGDSGREPYIVAHNQLLAHAAAVQVYRDKYQIEQKGKISITIVSNWIIPYTNSKEDKDASKRALDFMYGWFMDPLTKGHYPLSMKTLVGNRLPKFTKEQARAVKGSFDFIGLNYYSARYAKNTKHNSNSKESYSTDSQTDQRVERNGTYIGPKAGSSWLYIYPRGIEELLLYTKKTYNNPTIYITENGVDEINNENLPLQEALIDNTRIEFYQQHIFYVQRALKQGVDVRGYFAWSLFDNFEWVDGYSVRFGLNYINYKDGLKRYPKRSSQWFQKFLHH, from the exons ATGTTCCTTCTACTCATGATCTTCTTGCTTTCCTCGACGGTGGTGGCGGCACAGGCCGACGCGAACCCAGGCAAGATCGCAAGGAGTCAGTTCCCCAAGGACTTCCTCTTCGGCACAGCCTCTTCGGCTTACCAG TATGAAGGTGCTGCGAGGGAAGGCGGCAGAGGACCCAGCATCTGGGACGCCTTCACTCACAATCACCCAG AAAAGATAGCAAATGGAAGCAATGGAGATGTAGCAATAGACTCCTACCACCGGTACAAG GACGATGTCAACATCATGAAGGATTTGGGCTTTAATGCCTATAGATTTTCTCTTTCTTGGTCACGAATTCTGCCTA GTGGGAAATTGAGTGGAGGGGTCAACATGGAAGGAATCAATTACTACAACAATCTCATCGATAAACTCATTTCGGAAG GTATTGAACCATTTGTAACCCTTTTTCACTGGGACTCCCCGGAAGTATTAGAACAGCAGTATGGTGGCTTCTTAAGCCAGCTTATTGT GGAAGATTTCAAGGACTATGCCAGCATCTGCTTCAGGGAGTTTGGTGACAGGGTGAAGTACTGGATAACATTCAACGAGCCTTGGAGTTTCAGTATTGGTGGCTATTCTAGTGGTACATACGCACCTGGTAGATGCTCGTCTTCGGCAAAGCCAGGTTGTAGCATGGGAGACTCGGGAAGGGAACCTTATATAGTAGCTCATAATCAACTTCTGGCTCATGCAGCAGCAGTTCAAGTGTACAGAGACAAATACCAG ATAGAGCAAAAAGGGAAGATCAGCATTACAATAGTTAGTAATTGGATAATTCCCTACACAAATTCCAAAGAAGACAAGGATGCTTCCAAACGTGCATTGGACTTCATGTATGGATG GTTCATGGATCCCTTAACCAAGGGACATTATCCACTCAGCATGAAAACACTGGTTGGTAACAGACTACCAAAATTCACAAAAGAGCAGGCAAGGGCTGTAAAAGGATCATTTGATTTCATTGGCCTTAATTATTATTCAGCAAGATATGCAAAGAATACTAAACACAATAGCAATAGTAAAGAAAGCTACAGTACTGATTCACAAACTGATCAAAGAG TGGAAAGAAATGGAACGTATATTGGCCCAAAG GCTGGCTCTTCTTGGCTCTATATCTATCCAAGAGGAATAGAAGAACTACTGCTATATACCAAGAAGACATATAACAACCCTACTATATACATCACAGAAAATG GTGTTGATGAAATTAACAATGAAAATTTACCTCTTCAAGAAGCGTTAATTGACAATACCAGAATAGAATTCTACCAGCAACACATATTCTATGTTCAAAGAGCCCTAAA GCAAGGAGTTGACGTACGAGGATACTTTGCATGGTCACTATTTGACAACTTCGAGTGGGTGGATGGTTATAGTGTTCGGTTTGGTCTTAACTACATCAACTACAAGGATGGTCTGAAACGATATCCAAAGCGATCAAGCCAATGGTTTCAGAAGTTTCTTCATCACTAA
- the LOC123150602 gene encoding beta-glucosidase 24 isoform X2 translates to MFLLLMIFLLSSTVVAAQADANPGKIARSQFPKDFLFGTASSAYQYEGAAREGGRGPSIWDAFTHNHPEKIANGSNGDVAIDSYHRYKDDVNIMKDLGFNAYRFSLSWSRILPSGKLSGGVNMEGINYYNNLIDKLISEGIEPFVTLFHWDSPEVLEQQYGGFLSQLIVEDFKDYASICFREFGDRVKYWITFNEPWSFSIGGYSSGTYAPGRCSSSAKPGCSMGDSGREPYIVAHNQLLAHAAAVQVYRDKYQIEQKGKISITIVSNWIIPYTNSKEDKDASKRALDFMYGWFMDPLTKGHYPLSMKTLVGNRLPKFTKEQARAVKGSFDFIGLNYYSARYAKNTKHNSNSKESYSTDSQTDQRVERNGTYIGPKAGSSWLYIYPRGIEELLLYTKKTYNNPTIYITENGVDEINNENLPLQEALIDNTRIEFYQQHIFYVQRALNICMTCCQARS, encoded by the exons ATGTTCCTTCTACTCATGATCTTCTTGCTTTCCTCGACGGTGGTGGCGGCACAGGCCGACGCGAACCCAGGCAAGATCGCAAGGAGTCAGTTCCCCAAGGACTTCCTCTTCGGCACAGCCTCTTCGGCTTACCAG TATGAAGGTGCTGCGAGGGAAGGCGGCAGAGGACCCAGCATCTGGGACGCCTTCACTCACAATCACCCAG AAAAGATAGCAAATGGAAGCAATGGAGATGTAGCAATAGACTCCTACCACCGGTACAAG GACGATGTCAACATCATGAAGGATTTGGGCTTTAATGCCTATAGATTTTCTCTTTCTTGGTCACGAATTCTGCCTA GTGGGAAATTGAGTGGAGGGGTCAACATGGAAGGAATCAATTACTACAACAATCTCATCGATAAACTCATTTCGGAAG GTATTGAACCATTTGTAACCCTTTTTCACTGGGACTCCCCGGAAGTATTAGAACAGCAGTATGGTGGCTTCTTAAGCCAGCTTATTGT GGAAGATTTCAAGGACTATGCCAGCATCTGCTTCAGGGAGTTTGGTGACAGGGTGAAGTACTGGATAACATTCAACGAGCCTTGGAGTTTCAGTATTGGTGGCTATTCTAGTGGTACATACGCACCTGGTAGATGCTCGTCTTCGGCAAAGCCAGGTTGTAGCATGGGAGACTCGGGAAGGGAACCTTATATAGTAGCTCATAATCAACTTCTGGCTCATGCAGCAGCAGTTCAAGTGTACAGAGACAAATACCAG ATAGAGCAAAAAGGGAAGATCAGCATTACAATAGTTAGTAATTGGATAATTCCCTACACAAATTCCAAAGAAGACAAGGATGCTTCCAAACGTGCATTGGACTTCATGTATGGATG GTTCATGGATCCCTTAACCAAGGGACATTATCCACTCAGCATGAAAACACTGGTTGGTAACAGACTACCAAAATTCACAAAAGAGCAGGCAAGGGCTGTAAAAGGATCATTTGATTTCATTGGCCTTAATTATTATTCAGCAAGATATGCAAAGAATACTAAACACAATAGCAATAGTAAAGAAAGCTACAGTACTGATTCACAAACTGATCAAAGAG TGGAAAGAAATGGAACGTATATTGGCCCAAAG GCTGGCTCTTCTTGGCTCTATATCTATCCAAGAGGAATAGAAGAACTACTGCTATATACCAAGAAGACATATAACAACCCTACTATATACATCACAGAAAATG GTGTTGATGAAATTAACAATGAAAATTTACCTCTTCAAGAAGCGTTAATTGACAATACCAGAATAGAATTCTACCAGCAACACATATTCTATGTTCAAAGAGCCCTAAA TATCTGCATGACATGTTGTCAGGCAAGGAGTTGA
- the LOC123150602 gene encoding beta-glucosidase 24 isoform X3: MFLLLMIFLLSSTVVAAQADANPGKIARSQFPKDFLFGTASSAYQYEGAAREGGRGPSIWDAFTHNHPGGKLSGGVNMEGINYYNNLIDKLISEGIEPFVTLFHWDSPEVLEQQYGGFLSQLIVEDFKDYASICFREFGDRVKYWITFNEPWSFSIGGYSSGTYAPGRCSSSAKPGCSMGDSGREPYIVAHNQLLAHAAAVQVYRDKYQIEQKGKISITIVSNWIIPYTNSKEDKDASKRALDFMYGWFMDPLTKGHYPLSMKTLVGNRLPKFTKEQARAVKGSFDFIGLNYYSARYAKNTKHNSNSKESYSTDSQTDQRVERNGTYIGPKAGSSWLYIYPRGIEELLLYTKKTYNNPTIYITENGVDEINNENLPLQEALIDNTRIEFYQQHIFYVQRALKQGVDVRGYFAWSLFDNFEWVDGYSVRFGLNYINYKDGLKRYPKRSSQWFQKFLHH, encoded by the exons ATGTTCCTTCTACTCATGATCTTCTTGCTTTCCTCGACGGTGGTGGCGGCACAGGCCGACGCGAACCCAGGCAAGATCGCAAGGAGTCAGTTCCCCAAGGACTTCCTCTTCGGCACAGCCTCTTCGGCTTACCAG TATGAAGGTGCTGCGAGGGAAGGCGGCAGAGGACCCAGCATCTGGGACGCCTTCACTCACAATCACCCAG GTGGGAAATTGAGTGGAGGGGTCAACATGGAAGGAATCAATTACTACAACAATCTCATCGATAAACTCATTTCGGAAG GTATTGAACCATTTGTAACCCTTTTTCACTGGGACTCCCCGGAAGTATTAGAACAGCAGTATGGTGGCTTCTTAAGCCAGCTTATTGT GGAAGATTTCAAGGACTATGCCAGCATCTGCTTCAGGGAGTTTGGTGACAGGGTGAAGTACTGGATAACATTCAACGAGCCTTGGAGTTTCAGTATTGGTGGCTATTCTAGTGGTACATACGCACCTGGTAGATGCTCGTCTTCGGCAAAGCCAGGTTGTAGCATGGGAGACTCGGGAAGGGAACCTTATATAGTAGCTCATAATCAACTTCTGGCTCATGCAGCAGCAGTTCAAGTGTACAGAGACAAATACCAG ATAGAGCAAAAAGGGAAGATCAGCATTACAATAGTTAGTAATTGGATAATTCCCTACACAAATTCCAAAGAAGACAAGGATGCTTCCAAACGTGCATTGGACTTCATGTATGGATG GTTCATGGATCCCTTAACCAAGGGACATTATCCACTCAGCATGAAAACACTGGTTGGTAACAGACTACCAAAATTCACAAAAGAGCAGGCAAGGGCTGTAAAAGGATCATTTGATTTCATTGGCCTTAATTATTATTCAGCAAGATATGCAAAGAATACTAAACACAATAGCAATAGTAAAGAAAGCTACAGTACTGATTCACAAACTGATCAAAGAG TGGAAAGAAATGGAACGTATATTGGCCCAAAG GCTGGCTCTTCTTGGCTCTATATCTATCCAAGAGGAATAGAAGAACTACTGCTATATACCAAGAAGACATATAACAACCCTACTATATACATCACAGAAAATG GTGTTGATGAAATTAACAATGAAAATTTACCTCTTCAAGAAGCGTTAATTGACAATACCAGAATAGAATTCTACCAGCAACACATATTCTATGTTCAAAGAGCCCTAAA GCAAGGAGTTGACGTACGAGGATACTTTGCATGGTCACTATTTGACAACTTCGAGTGGGTGGATGGTTATAGTGTTCGGTTTGGTCTTAACTACATCAACTACAAGGATGGTCTGAAACGATATCCAAAGCGATCAAGCCAATGGTTTCAGAAGTTTCTTCATCACTAA
- the LOC123150601 gene encoding CDK5RAP3-like protein, whose protein sequence is MRDPAEIRSLPIDIAFARLQEWLVDRKRVPQDWRKRLAAIRARLAAAFSSLPRDIHPYLQTLELEEIGYLEAKKIYSILLESNTDSRNIFGRLTGSAGEWESIVKAYEKDHVFLGEAAQIMVQNVNYDIPYQRKQMQKTQQQLAELDRREADIKRLAALSATRYAEACQELGLQGIDVRQELIESAKTLPSTFSKILEVLNSDTVSQAMDYYTTFVRDCHTEDKENYKSVVHNLKQLQANPPSLHVSVCKEVQNSLGTAMDGGEPIDSNVPADDIDWDISVDNNGIDWDIGAVEQPVEESGNGFGSYEIIDANIELAGSEIYGVGASAYPSADKEGLTCDTSENQICWDISTDNPEESAIVENAPTESGQYECLTEERSQLLEKEYRNNILDDLLEVKSFLILRSAEMRNADTSSLQHQVQAVSPFVLQQYTPERLENMLVEVSSAISLLTNQKTLDLIMILNSKRFLDRLVSTLEEKKHHEVKLREGLGDLSVKRMELQNALSSSWPKQEAAITKTRELKKLSEATLSSMFDSRPVHIIGEINNLPSSSVSQLAG, encoded by the exons ATGCGCGACCCGGCGGAGATCCGCAGCCTCCCCATCGACATCGCCTTCGCCCGCCTGCAGGAGTGGCTGGTCGACCGCAAGCGGGTGCCGCAGGACTGGCGGAAGCGCCTCGCCGCCATccgcgcccgcctcgccgccgccttctcctcccTCCCGCGGGACATCCACCCCTACCTCCAAACCCTCGAGCTCGAAG AAATTGGGTACCTTGAAGCGAAGAAGATATACAGCATACTCCTGGAATCCAACACCGATAGCAGGAACATTTTTGGCCGCCTGACAGGCTCCGCG GGCGAATGGGAGTCGATCGTTAAAGCTTATGAGAAGGACCATGTTTTTCTTGGAGAGGCAGCTCAGATCATGGTCCAGAATGTGAACTATGACAT ACCATATCAGAGGAAACAGATGCAGAAGACTCAGCAGCAGCTAGCAGAACTGGACCGCAGGGAGGCTGACATTAAGCGACTTGCTGCCCTTTCAGCAACTAGGTATGCGGAAGCTTGCCAGGAGCTTGGTCTGCAG GGGATAGATGTGCGGCAAGAACTGATAGAATCTGCAAAAACACTTCCATCAACATTTAGCAAAATCTTGGAAGTCCTGAACAGTGATACTGTCTCACAGGCCATGGACTACTATACAACTTTTGTTAGGGACTGCCATACTGAGGATAAG GAGAACTACAAGTCTGTGGTACACAATCTGAAACAGTTGCAAGCTAATCCTCCTTCCCTGCATGTCTCAGTATGTAAAGAGGTGCAGAATTCACTTGGAACAGCAATGGACGGAGGAGAACCCATCGACTCTAATGTTCCTGCAGATGATATTGATTGGGACATTTCAGTGGATAATAATGGTATTGACTGGGACATTGGTGCGGTGGAACAACCTGTGGAAGAATCTGGCAATGGTTTTGGGTCTTATGAAATTATTGATGCCAATATAGAGTTGGCAGGCTCTGAAATTTACGGTGTTGGTGCTTCAGCCTATCCATCTGCAGACAAAGAAGGCCTTACGTGCGATACATCCGAGAATCAGATTTGCTGGGACATCTCAACTGATAATCCTGAAGAAAGTGCTATTGTCGAGAATGCCCCAACTGAATCAGGGCAATATGAATGTTTAACTGAGGAAAGAAGTCAGTTGCTGGAGAAGGAGTACAGAAATAATATCCTGGATGATTTACTTGAG GTAAAATCATTTTTGATCCTGCGCTCAGCGGAGATGAGAAATGCTGATACATCATCTCTACAGCATCAGGTGCAAGCAGTCTCACCTTTCGTTCTCCAACAGTATACTCCTGAACGTTTGGAGAATATGCTTGTGGAAGTTTCCTCAGCAATCTCTCTGCTCACCAACCAGAAAACTCTTGACCTTATAATGATCCTCAACTCTAAAAG GTTTTTGGACAGATTAGTGTCAACCTTAGAGGAAAAGAAACATCATGAGGTGAAACTGCGAGAAGGCTTAGGTGATTTATCAGTTAAGCGTATGGAGCTGCAAAATGCACTATCATCATCCTGGCCGAAGCAA GAGGCAGCAATTACAAAAACAAGGGAACTAAAGAAGCTCTCTGAGGCAACGCTTTCATCTATGTTTGATAGCAGACCAGTGCATATAATTGGAGAGATTAATAATTTACCGAGTTCAAGTGTTAGTCAGTTAGCTGGGTGA
- the LOC123150603 gene encoding thioredoxin-like protein Clot — MTVEKIDATVADFDGHFERLFAGDDGGKLKLLLFLADREPSSSLTWCPDCNVAEPVIYEKLESLGKDVVLLRAFVGDKPTWRDPAHPWRVDPRFALKGVPTVLRWDKGAAAGRLEDDEANVGDKIDALLN, encoded by the exons ATGACGGTGGAGAAGATCGACGCGACGGTGGCCGACTTCGACGGCCACTTCGAGAGGCTcttcgccggcgacgacggcggcaaGCTGAAGCTGCTGCTCTTCCTCGCCGACCGCGAGCCCTCCTCCTCCCTCACCTGGTGCCCCG ATTGCAACGTGGCGGAGCCGGTGATCTACGAGAAGCTGGAGTCGCTGGGCAAGGACGTGGTGCTCCTGCGCGCGTTCGTCGGCGACAAGCCCACGTGGAGGGACCCGGCCCACCCGTGGAGGGTGGACCCGCGGTTCGCGCTCAAGGGCGTGCCGACGGTGCTGCGGTGGGACaagggcgccgccgccggccgcctcgaGGACGACGAGGCCAACGTCGGGGACAAGATCGATGCCCTGCTCAATTGA